One window from the genome of Marinobacter sp. es.048 encodes:
- a CDS encoding LemA family protein has protein sequence MGTTVIGLIVIAVVVFYLVFIYNRLVSLRNQFKNGFAQIDVQLQRRHDLIPNLVEAAKAYLTHEKSTLTQVMEARNNAVSAQKDAAKDPGDGTKIQRLGSAENLLTKALANFYAVAENYPELKANETIQQLMEELSSTENRVAFARQAYNDGVMSYNIFREQFPNNVIAGMFAFKETSQLELESPEARQAPKVAF, from the coding sequence ATGGGAACTACCGTTATCGGCCTGATCGTTATTGCCGTCGTTGTTTTCTACCTGGTCTTTATCTACAATCGCCTGGTTTCACTGCGTAACCAGTTCAAGAACGGGTTTGCCCAGATTGATGTGCAGCTGCAGCGCCGGCACGACCTGATTCCAAACCTGGTGGAAGCGGCAAAAGCCTATCTGACCCATGAGAAAAGCACCCTCACCCAGGTGATGGAAGCCCGCAACAATGCGGTCAGCGCCCAAAAGGATGCCGCCAAAGATCCAGGGGATGGAACCAAGATCCAGCGTCTGGGCAGTGCGGAGAACCTGCTGACCAAGGCCCTCGCCAACTTTTACGCCGTAGCAGAGAACTACCCGGAGCTGAAGGCCAACGAGACCATCCAGCAACTGATGGAAGAACTCTCCAGCACGGAGAACCGCGTCGCGTTCGCTCGCCAGGCCTATAACGATGGCGTAATGAGCTACAACATTTTCCGGGAGCAGTTCCCCAACAACGTGATAGCCGGTATGTTTGCGTTCAAGGAAACGTCGCAACTGGAACTGGAATCACCGGAAGCCCGTCAGGCACCGAAGGTCGCCTTCTGA
- a CDS encoding putative bifunctional diguanylate cyclase/phosphodiesterase has protein sequence MQNSFEVEHRLGYRILRWILAVALVSGVIVSSIQVILDAQRVSQGLDNDADQTIAMVKDAATQAVFSIDAELAQQVVDGLFAKEAVHMAGIVHPDGDPLGNRRRPLQETAFRPVTDPIFDAERLYREPLFREGNPEDVYGYLDVHYDTAAAARTWLDRAAITFASGIATALILGMVLFYVFHLLLTRPLLRIVSSVKQVDPAHPDDRLVTTPPGHQSDELGLWVNATNNLLVAIGDSQKRHREAEDRVSRLSRYDQLTGLPSRDTFMELLVRDIEEANKRKSQLSLIVCGIDDFKSVNEQCGFRSGDLILQTVADRLTSKLDNARFTIARLGSDQFVIVQKGLRDGFQAADTAERILACINAPMMVEGQNISISGTLGVALYPSDTSQADRLLQSAEQTMTLAKQNGHNHFQFYVASIDKEIRDRKQLEKDLSQALANHQLHLVYQPQISLESKRVIGAEALLRWEHPDRGMVPPDLFIPVAEANGSIVAIGQWVLDQACWQAARWASDGSPLRIAINLSAVQLRQETIVDDILDTLRRHKIPAGRLELEVTETSFMTNLSDAVAKLHRLNKAGISIAVDDFGTGYSSLTYLKQMPVQHLKIDKQFIRDLLVNEEDTRIANTIIDLGKSLNLSVVAEGVETAEQEYYLSQRGCQLAQGYFFSKPLPPREFETFVKGFHEQIVENNV, from the coding sequence CTTGCCGTGGCCCTTGTCAGTGGCGTAATTGTCAGCTCCATACAGGTCATCCTGGATGCCCAAAGGGTGTCCCAAGGCCTGGACAATGACGCCGACCAGACAATCGCGATGGTAAAAGACGCCGCTACCCAGGCAGTGTTCAGCATAGATGCTGAACTCGCCCAACAAGTGGTGGACGGCCTCTTTGCCAAGGAGGCGGTTCATATGGCCGGCATCGTCCACCCTGACGGCGACCCGCTAGGCAATCGCAGACGCCCACTTCAGGAAACTGCATTCCGCCCAGTGACCGATCCAATTTTTGACGCCGAGCGCCTGTATCGGGAACCGCTATTCCGTGAGGGCAACCCGGAAGACGTCTACGGATACCTGGACGTTCACTACGACACCGCAGCAGCAGCCCGTACCTGGCTGGACAGGGCGGCGATCACCTTCGCTTCCGGCATAGCGACGGCCCTCATCCTCGGGATGGTGCTGTTCTATGTCTTCCATCTGCTTCTGACGCGGCCACTTCTCAGAATTGTCAGTTCCGTGAAACAGGTGGACCCGGCGCATCCGGATGACCGCCTGGTCACCACGCCACCGGGCCATCAGAGTGACGAGCTGGGCCTATGGGTAAACGCCACCAATAATCTTCTGGTCGCCATTGGTGACAGCCAGAAACGTCATCGCGAGGCAGAGGATCGGGTCAGCCGCTTGTCCCGGTACGATCAGCTCACCGGTCTGCCCAGCCGGGATACTTTTATGGAATTGCTGGTCCGGGACATTGAGGAGGCCAACAAACGCAAATCCCAGCTCTCCCTGATTGTCTGCGGCATTGACGACTTCAAATCGGTGAACGAACAATGCGGTTTCCGCTCTGGCGATCTTATTCTGCAGACCGTGGCCGACCGGCTGACCAGCAAACTGGATAATGCCCGCTTTACCATTGCACGCCTTGGCAGCGACCAGTTCGTGATTGTTCAGAAAGGACTCCGGGACGGCTTCCAGGCGGCAGACACGGCTGAGCGAATTCTGGCCTGCATCAACGCGCCCATGATGGTCGAAGGCCAGAATATCTCGATCAGCGGCACCCTTGGTGTAGCCCTATACCCATCTGACACCAGCCAGGCGGACCGGCTGCTTCAGAGTGCCGAACAAACCATGACCCTGGCCAAGCAGAACGGTCACAACCACTTCCAGTTCTACGTTGCCAGCATTGATAAGGAAATCCGGGACCGGAAGCAGCTTGAGAAAGATCTGTCCCAGGCTCTTGCCAACCATCAATTGCACCTGGTTTACCAGCCCCAGATTAGCCTGGAGAGCAAACGAGTGATCGGGGCCGAGGCGCTGCTGCGCTGGGAGCACCCGGATCGCGGAATGGTCCCCCCCGACTTGTTTATTCCCGTGGCAGAAGCGAACGGTTCTATCGTGGCGATCGGCCAATGGGTTCTGGACCAGGCATGCTGGCAGGCGGCCCGCTGGGCCTCGGACGGATCTCCGTTGCGCATTGCCATAAACCTTTCAGCCGTGCAGCTACGCCAGGAAACCATTGTCGATGACATTCTCGATACCCTGCGTCGCCACAAGATTCCCGCCGGGCGGCTTGAGCTTGAGGTGACCGAAACCAGCTTCATGACCAATCTCTCAGATGCTGTGGCCAAGCTCCACAGGCTTAACAAAGCCGGGATCAGCATCGCAGTGGACGACTTTGGCACCGGCTATTCCTCCCTCACCTACCTCAAGCAGATGCCAGTGCAGCATCTGAAGATCGATAAACAGTTTATCCGGGACCTCCTGGTCAATGAGGAAGACACCCGTATCGCCAACACCATCATCGACCTTGGCAAGAGCCTGAACCTGTCAGTCGTTGCTGAAGGTGTGGAAACGGCAGAACAGGAATACTACCTGAGTCAGCGCGGCTGCCAGCTGGCCCAGGGCTATTTCTTCAGCAAACCACTGCCGCCACGCGAATTTGAGACTTTCGTAAAAGGTTTCCACGAGCAAATCGTGGAAAATAACGTCTGA